Part of the Lagenorhynchus albirostris chromosome 19, mLagAlb1.1, whole genome shotgun sequence genome, GGTGTGCTGGAAAGATGCTGTCAGCCCTAAGCAGGATGGTTTGGAGGAGGGGTGGACATCCCAAGAATTGTGCTAGCTTTGAGCACCGCGGAGACTCGGCTGAGGTGCAGATGAAACTCTGTAGCTAACCGGAATGGTGGGGAGGATAAGGAAGACCCTGGCTGATGAGGGTTCTGACAGCATCTCGTCATCTCTTTGCAGCCCAAGGGCAAAGTGGGCACGAGAGGGAAGAAGCAGATATTTGAGGAGAACAAAGAGACCTTGAAGTTCTACCTGCGAATCATACTGGGGGCCAATGTAAGTGCCTCCCTCCTTGCTTCTGTGCCCACCCAATGTTCCATAGCCCTCAGCTCTGTTTGGTGGGGTGGAGTGGTGGCAGTGTATGACAGCTAAAGCTCCAGAAGAAAACTCCAACTAAAAGTAAATGAGAAAGGATCGTGGCACAGAGAAAGTGctgaatagtcaaaacaaaaaaccaaaaacgaaATGAGGGTGTGAGTCTCAGATTGACTGGAGAGCCCTTCCCATCCTAAATACACAGGGGCTTCTTTCCTGGGCTGAAATGTCGGAGGGGAGTCTGGGTATTCAGGAAGCAGACCTCTTCCCCCAACCGTATAAGAAACGACTTGTCTTCTTTCATCACCTGGCCTAATATCTTGGTCAGAGTCGAGGGAGGTCCATGGTTTAGTAagctttttagatttctttttcattaaaaattaaaatttttattatttatttatttatttatggctgcattgggtccttgttgctgtgcatgggctttctctagttgcagcgagtgggggctactcttcgttgctgtgcgcgggcttttcgttgcggtggctcctcttgtggagcacgggctctaggcacgtgggcttcagtagttgtggtgtatgggcctagttgctccacagcatgtgggatcctcccggaccagggatcgaaccagtgtcccctgcattggcaggcggattcctaaccactgcgccaccagggaagtccctagtaagCTTTTGATCACAGCCTGATCCTGTGTCTGCTTACAGGCCATTTACTGTCTTGTCACCCTGGTCTTCTTCTACTCATCTGCTTCATTTTGGGCCTGGGTAAGTGTCCTGCATCCTGGGAAGTGGGTAAGCACATAGGGTCAGTGGCTGGCCTTTGATACCCCCATTCTTGTTCGGCAGATGGCCCTGGGCTTTAGTCTGGCAGTATACGGAGCCAGCTACCACTCTATGAGCTCGATGGCAAGGGCAGCCTTCTCTGATGATGGGGCCCTGATGGATGGTGGAATGGATCTCAACATGGAGCAGGGCATGGCAGAGTGAGTGTCCCCCGCTGTCAGCCCAGGTGAGCGGCGCCAGGGCTGGGGTGCTGGGGCCCAAGACCCACAGCTACCTGTGGAAGGGTGGAAGGGAGTTGAACTAGGGCCCacctattatttttgtttttattttattttttttgcggtacgcgggtctctcactgttgtggcctctcccgttgccgagcacaggctccagatgcgcaggctcagcggccatggctcacgggcccagccgctccgcggcatgtgggatcttcc contains:
- the TMEM208 gene encoding transmembrane protein 208 isoform X2 — translated: MAPKGKVGTRGKKQIFEENKETLKFYLRIILGANMALGFSLAVYGASYHSMSSMARAAFSDDGALMDGGMDLNMEQGMAEHLKDVILLTAIVQVLSCFSLYIWSFWLLAPGRALYLLWVNVLGPWFTADSGAPAPEHNEKRQRRQERRQMKRL
- the TMEM208 gene encoding transmembrane protein 208 isoform X1 — protein: MAPKGKVGTRGKKQIFEENKETLKFYLRIILGANAIYCLVTLVFFYSSASFWAWMALGFSLAVYGASYHSMSSMARAAFSDDGALMDGGMDLNMEQGMAEHLKDVILLTAIVQVLSCFSLYIWSFWLLAPGRALYLLWVNVLGPWFTADSGAPAPEHNEKRQRRQERRQMKRL